The Henckelia pumila isolate YLH828 chromosome 2, ASM3356847v2, whole genome shotgun sequence genome includes a window with the following:
- the LOC140881763 gene encoding protein THYLAKOID FORMATION1, chloroplastic, translating into MAAVTSVSITAIAQSSDRKFHALLPSNFDAVRFRGMVSYDACSFRASSSTRMVVHCMSTTTDVPPVSETKLNFLKAYKRPIPSIYNTVLQELIVQQHLMRYKKSYRYDPVFALGFVTVYDQLMDGYPSDEDRDAIFKAYIEALKEDPAQYRADAVKLEEWARAQSSSTLVDFGSREGEIEGYMKDIAERAGSSGSFSYSRFFAVGLFRLLELANATEPTVLEKLCGALNVNKKSVDRDLDVYRNLLSKLVQAKELLKEYVDREKKKIEERTAESQKANEAVKKFSGEYQSADR; encoded by the exons ATGGCGGCCGTTACTTCTGTATCCATCACTGCTATCGCTCAATCCTCCGACCGGAAATTCCATGCTCTGTTGCCTTCCAATTTCGATGCTGTTAGGTTCCGCGGTATGGTGTCGTATGATGCGTGCAGCTTCCGTGCTTCCAGTTCAACTCGAATGGTGGTTCATTGCATGTCCACTACCACAG ATGTGCCTCCTGTGTCCGAGACAAAGCTCAATTTCTTGAAGGCTTATAAAAGGCCAATTCCAAGTATATACAACACTGTACTACAAGAGCTGATTGTTCAGCAGCATTTGATGAGATACAAGAAATCATACCGATATGATCCGGTGTTTGCACTTGGTTTTGTGACCGTGTATGATCAACTCATGGATGGTTACCCAAGTGATGAGGATCGGGATGCCATTTTCAAAGCTTACATCGAGGCTCTAAAGGAGGATCCTGCCCAATACAG GGCTGATGCTGTGAAGTTAGAAGAATGGGCTCGTGCTCAATCTTCTAGTACTTTAGTTGATTTTGGATCGAGAGAAGGAGAAATTGAAGGTTATATGAAAGATATTGCAGAAAGAGCCGGGAGCTCAGGAAGTTTCAGCTACAGCCGCTTTTTTGCAGTTGGTCTCTTCCGTTTGCTCGAGTTAGCAAATGCCACTGAACCAACCGTATTAGAAAAG CTTTGTGGCGCTCTGAATGTGAATAAGAAAAGTGTTGATCGGGATCTTGATGTCTATCGCAATTTGCTTTCCAAACTGGTTCAAGCAAAAGAACTGTTAAAAGAATATGTTGATAG GGAGAAAAAGAAAATCGAAGAAAGGACGGCGGAATCTCAGAAAGCAAACGAGGCTGTCAAAAAATTTTCAGGGGAGTACCAATCTGCTGACCGGTAA
- the LOC140881762 gene encoding pentatricopeptide repeat-containing protein At5g39680 — MFMLRLGDVKISLPVSRNLAILSLKDIRKVLKASSDVKNLKLGKSIHAQLVISNHMSRDHVIERNSLINLYSKCGEIVTARKLFDKMRKRNIVSWGSLMAGYLHHGPEAEVLRLFRNMVKEGKLDPNKFILATVISCCSKCGLLDEGQQCHGYALKSGSMIHPYVKNALVLLYSTWSAVKEAMQVLDSASGSDICTYNSLLSGLLDQGYLREASDVLGMMMGECEIKEWDIVAFVNVLGFCTLVKDLNLGRQIHNIVSKIGVDCDLFVGSATIDMYGKCGEISSMRKVFDSLQTKNVVTWTSLLSAYMQNECFEEALKQLSQIDLEDVVPNEYTFVVLLNSCAGLSAVGYGKLLHARVEKIGMNFCTNVGNAVIYMYSRCGLIEDAKSAFTHILFPDVISWNSIISGCSNHGLGEEALTAFQQMLAAKQRPNYVTFVGVLSACASLGRVDEGFYYMDHMMREIGIEPGLEHYTCIVGLLCRAGRLDEAENFMRSKPIRWDVVAWRTLLNACHVHRHYGLGKRVAEIVLHMNPSDVGTYILMSNLHAKARRWDKVVVVRKLTRERKIKKEPGLSWIEIRNDTHIFVSDDNKHAESVQIREKVKKLLTEIKSLGYIPDTASELHDVEEEQKEDYLSYHSEKLAISYGLMKTPPGAPIRVIKNLRICDDCHSAAKYISKATKRMIIVRDVHRFHHFRDGRCSCADYW; from the coding sequence ATGTTTATGTTGCGACTTGGTGATGTGAAAATTTCACTCCCCGTTTCACGGAATCTGGCCATTTTAAGCCTCAAGGACATAAGAAAGGTCCTAAAAGCATCATCAGATGTTAAAAACCTCAAACTTGGTAAAAGCATTCATGCCCAATTGGTTATATCCAATCACATGTCAAGAGACCATGTAATCGAGAGGAACTCTTTGATCAATCTTTACTCAAAATGTGGTGAAATAGTGACTGCACGCAAACTATTTGATAAAATGCGGAAAAGGAATATTGTTTCATGGGGTAGTTTAATGGCTGGGTATTTGCACCACGGTCCTGAAGCAGAGGTTCTTAGGCTGTTTAGAAACATGGTCAAAGAGGGTAAACTAGACCCAAATAAGTTTATTCTAGCAACTGTTATTTCGTGTTGTTCTAAATGTGGGTTGCTTGATGAAGGTCAGCAATGTCATGGCTATGCTCTGAAATCCGGATCGATGATTCACCCATATGTAAAGAATGCACTTGTATTGTTGTATTCAACGTGGTCAGCTGTGAAAGAGGCCATGCAGGTTTTGGATTCAGCTAGTGGATCGGATATATGCACCTATAATTCTCTTTTAAGTGGTCTCCTGGATCAAGGGTATTTGAGGGAAGCATCAGATGTTCTGGGCATGATGATGGGTGAATGTGAGATCAAAGAGTGGGACATTGTAGCATTTGTTAATGTCCTTGGATTCTGTACTCTTGTCAAGGATTTAAATTTGGGCAGACAGATACACAACATAGTATCGAAGATTGGCGTGGATTGTGATTTATTTGTTGGTAGTGCCACCATAGATATGTATGGAAAATGTGGTGAAATATCATCCATGAGGAAAGTTTTTGACAGCTTGCAAACTAAAAATGTGGTTACCTGGACTTCACTATTATCAGCTTATATGCAGAATGAGTGCTTCGAAGAGGCATTGAAACAGCTTTCTCAAATAGACCTTGAGGATGTTGTTCCAAATGAATACACATTTGTCGTGCTTTTGAACTCATGTGCTGGTTTGTCTGCTGTTGGATACGGTAAATTATTACACGCACGTGTTGAGAAGATAGGGATGAATTTTTGCACGAACGTGGGAAATGCTGTGATTTACATGTATTCAAGGTGTGGTCTGATTGAAGATGCCAAAAGTGCTTTCACTCATATCTTATTTCCGGATGTCATATCTTGGAACTCAATTATTTCTGGTTGCTCCAACCACGGACTCGGGGAGGAGGCCTTGACTGCGTTTCAACAGATGTTAGCTGCAAAACAACGACCAAATTATGTAACTTTTGTTGGGGTGCTATCTGCTTGTGCATCCTTAGGCAGGGTAGATGAAGGGTTTTATTATATGGATCATATGATGCGAGAGATTGGCATTGAACCCGGATTAGAGCATTACACCTGTATTGTGGGGCTTCTGTGCAGGGCAGGAAGGCTTGATGAAGCTGAGAATTTTATGAGATCAAAACCAATAAGATGGGATGTTGTTGCGTGGAGAACTTTGCTCAATGCATGTCATGTTCACAGGCATTATGGCTTGGGAAAAAGAGTTGCAGAAATTGTGCTGCATATGAATCCTAGCGATGTCGGAACATACATCTTGATGTCAAATCTGCATGCTAAAGCAAGGAGATGGGATAAAGTGGTGGTAGTACGAAAGTTAACGAGAGAAAGGAAGATAAAGAAAGAGCCTGGACTGAGCTGGATAGAAATAAGGAATGACACACATATATTTGTTTCAGATGACAACAAACACGCGGAATCCGTTCAAATTCGTGAAAAGGTTAAGAAACTGTTGACAGAAATTAAATCTCTGGGTTATATTCCAGATACAGCTTCTGAGTTGCACGATGTGGAAGAAGAACAGAAAGAGGACTACCTTAGTTACCATAGTGAGAAGTTGGCTATATCATATGGACTCATGAAAACACCTCCAGGGGCACCAATTCGTGTGATTAAAAACCTAAGAATATGTGATGACTGTCATTCTGCTGCTAAATATATCTCGAAAGCCACAAAGAGAATGATAATTGTCAGAGATGTGCACCGTTTTCATCATTTTAGGGATGGACGTTGTTCATGTGCTGACTACTGGTGA